A stretch of Flavobacterium sp. N2270 DNA encodes these proteins:
- the purL gene encoding phosphoribosylformylglycinamidine synthase — MIHFFGNKTNKVFAVQSQNEFTAEDINKLNWLFGSAHKIEKSVLTDFFVGPRSAMITPWSTNAVEITQNMGISGIIRIEEFETCSSDFKDFDPMISQKYTELNQDIYTINVQPEAILDIDDIAAYNTSEGLALNEEEVEYLNNLATKLGRKLTDSEIFAFSQANSEHCRHKIFNGTFIIDGEEMPTSLFKLIRKTSETNPNDIVSAYKDNVAFVKGPRVEQFAPKSADKPDFYEKKDFDSVISLKAETHNFPTTVEPFNGAATGSGGEIRDRLAGGQGSLPLAGTAVYMTSYSRLADPFDSAQGKPWENGMEERKWLYQTPMDILIKASNGASDFGNKFGQPLITGSILTFEHEEDARKLGFDKVIMQAGGIGYGKLDQAIKKKPQEGDKIVILGGENYRIGMGGAAVSSADTGEFSSGIELNAIQRSNPEMQKRAANAIRGLVESDNNPIVSIHDHGAGGHLNCLTELVEETGGLIDLDKLPVGDPTLSAKEIIGNESQERMGLVIGKKDIDILQRIADRERSPMYEVGDVTNDHRFAFESKTTGAKPMDYALEDFFGSSPKTIMTDSSIQRKYSNLEYDKKNISTYLEQVLQLEAVACKDWLTNKVDRCVGGKVAKQQCAGPLQLPLNNVGVMALDFNGKEGIATSIGHSPIAALVDPVAGSRTAIAEALSNIIWAPIKDNLKGISLSANWMWACKNEGEDARLYQAVKGCSDFALELGINIPTGKDSLSMKQKYPNDEVIAPGTVIISAAGNCTNITKVVEPVLQKDGGSIYYINLSQDEFKLGGSSFAQILNKIGNEVPTIKDAAFFKNAFNTIQELIKDRQIVAGHDIGSGGLITTLLEMCFADVNLGAKIDFSVFEEKDIIKYLFAENIGIVFQAKEDAVLENRLKENNVSFYKLGTVTNDERLEFGPCGLDIPKYRDIWFKTSFLLDSKQSKNGTAKERFENYKNQALTYTFPSHFTGKAPVIDDSKPRPKAAIIREKGSNSEREMANAMYLAGFDVKDVHMTDLISGRETLEDIQFIGAVGGFSNSDVLGSAKGWAGAFLYNEKANTALKNFFKREDTLSVGICNGCQLWMELELINPEHEVHGKMLHNNSNKHESIFTSVTVQKNNSVMLSTLEGTTLGVWVSHGEGKFNLPYSEDKYNIVGKYGYDSYPANPNGSDFNTAMMCDTTGRHLVMMPHIERSTFPWNWAHYPDRGQKDEVSPWHEAFVNAKKWIDKQ; from the coding sequence ATGATTCATTTCTTCGGGAACAAAACCAACAAGGTTTTTGCAGTTCAGTCGCAAAACGAATTTACAGCAGAAGACATCAACAAATTAAATTGGCTTTTTGGTAGCGCTCATAAAATAGAAAAATCCGTACTTACGGATTTTTTTGTTGGACCACGTTCAGCAATGATAACACCTTGGAGTACAAATGCTGTTGAAATTACTCAAAATATGGGTATTTCTGGAATTATTAGAATTGAAGAATTTGAAACTTGCTCATCAGATTTTAAAGATTTTGATCCAATGATTTCTCAAAAATATACTGAATTAAATCAGGATATTTACACGATTAATGTGCAACCAGAAGCAATTCTTGATATTGATGATATTGCTGCATATAATACATCTGAAGGTTTAGCATTAAACGAAGAAGAAGTTGAATATTTAAATAATTTAGCTACCAAATTAGGTAGAAAATTAACTGATTCTGAAATATTTGCTTTCTCACAGGCCAATTCAGAACATTGTCGTCATAAAATCTTCAACGGAACATTTATAATTGATGGAGAAGAAATGCCAACTTCTTTATTTAAATTAATTAGAAAAACATCGGAAACCAATCCTAACGATATTGTTTCTGCTTATAAGGATAATGTAGCTTTTGTAAAAGGACCAAGAGTAGAACAATTTGCTCCTAAAAGCGCTGACAAACCTGATTTTTACGAAAAGAAAGACTTTGATTCGGTAATTTCATTAAAAGCAGAAACACATAATTTCCCTACAACTGTTGAGCCTTTTAACGGTGCCGCAACGGGTTCTGGTGGAGAAATTCGCGATCGTTTAGCAGGTGGACAAGGTTCTTTACCTTTAGCTGGAACTGCTGTTTACATGACTTCATATTCGCGTTTAGCTGACCCATTCGACTCCGCTCAGGGCAAGCCTTGGGAAAACGGAATGGAAGAACGTAAATGGTTGTATCAAACTCCAATGGATATCTTAATCAAAGCTTCTAATGGAGCTTCAGATTTTGGTAATAAATTTGGTCAACCACTAATTACTGGTTCTATACTTACGTTTGAACATGAAGAAGATGCTCGTAAACTTGGTTTCGATAAAGTAATCATGCAAGCAGGTGGAATTGGCTACGGAAAATTAGACCAAGCAATTAAGAAAAAACCACAAGAAGGAGATAAAATTGTAATTCTTGGTGGAGAAAATTATAGAATTGGAATGGGTGGAGCTGCTGTATCTTCTGCAGATACTGGTGAATTTAGTTCAGGAATTGAATTAAATGCCATTCAACGTTCTAATCCAGAAATGCAAAAACGTGCTGCTAATGCTATTCGTGGTTTAGTAGAAAGCGATAATAATCCTATTGTTTCTATTCACGATCATGGTGCTGGCGGACATTTAAATTGTTTGACTGAACTTGTAGAAGAAACTGGAGGTTTAATCGATTTAGACAAATTACCTGTGGGTGACCCTACTCTTTCCGCTAAAGAAATTATCGGTAACGAATCGCAAGAAAGAATGGGATTGGTTATTGGTAAAAAAGATATCGACATTTTACAACGAATTGCAGACAGAGAGCGTTCTCCAATGTATGAAGTTGGTGATGTTACTAACGATCATCGTTTTGCTTTTGAATCAAAAACTACAGGTGCAAAACCAATGGATTATGCTTTAGAAGATTTCTTCGGAAGTTCTCCAAAAACAATAATGACAGATTCATCTATTCAAAGAAAATATTCTAATCTAGAGTACGACAAAAAAAATATTTCGACTTATTTAGAACAAGTTTTACAATTAGAAGCAGTAGCTTGTAAAGATTGGTTGACTAATAAAGTAGACAGATGTGTTGGTGGTAAAGTTGCCAAACAACAATGTGCAGGTCCATTACAATTACCTTTAAATAATGTTGGTGTTATGGCACTAGATTTTAATGGTAAAGAAGGTATAGCAACATCTATCGGCCACTCGCCTATTGCAGCTTTAGTTGATCCCGTTGCAGGAAGTAGAACTGCAATAGCAGAAGCTTTATCTAATATTATTTGGGCGCCAATTAAGGACAATTTAAAAGGTATATCGCTTTCAGCGAACTGGATGTGGGCTTGTAAAAATGAAGGAGAAGATGCTCGATTGTACCAAGCAGTTAAAGGTTGTTCTGATTTTGCATTGGAATTAGGAATCAATATCCCAACAGGAAAAGATTCGCTTTCTATGAAGCAAAAATATCCAAATGATGAAGTAATTGCTCCAGGAACGGTTATTATTTCAGCGGCTGGAAATTGTACCAATATTACTAAAGTTGTGGAACCTGTTTTACAAAAAGACGGTGGTTCAATTTACTATATCAATTTATCGCAAGATGAGTTTAAATTAGGTGGTTCTTCATTTGCTCAAATATTGAATAAAATTGGAAACGAAGTCCCAACTATAAAAGATGCTGCATTCTTTAAAAATGCATTCAATACTATTCAAGAATTAATAAAAGACCGTCAAATTGTTGCAGGACATGATATAGGAAGTGGTGGATTAATTACTACATTATTAGAAATGTGTTTTGCCGATGTAAATTTAGGTGCGAAGATTGATTTCTCTGTATTTGAAGAAAAAGATATTATTAAATATTTATTTGCTGAAAATATTGGAATTGTTTTCCAAGCTAAAGAAGATGCTGTTTTAGAAAATAGATTAAAAGAGAATAACGTTTCTTTTTATAAATTAGGAACAGTTACAAACGATGAAAGACTAGAATTTGGTCCTTGCGGATTAGATATTCCAAAATACAGAGATATTTGGTTTAAAACTTCATTCCTATTAGATTCTAAACAATCTAAAAACGGAACTGCAAAAGAACGTTTTGAAAATTACAAAAACCAAGCCTTAACTTATACTTTCCCGTCTCATTTTACAGGAAAAGCACCAGTAATTGATGATTCGAAACCAAGACCTAAAGCTGCTATTATTCGAGAAAAAGGAAGTAATTCTGAACGTGAAATGGCAAACGCAATGTATTTAGCAGGTTTTGATGTTAAAGATGTTCATATGACTGATTTAATTTCAGGACGCGAAACATTAGAAGACATTCAATTTATTGGAGCAGTTGGTGGATTTTCAAATTCAGATGTATTAGGTTCGGCTAAAGGTTGGGCTGGAGCATTTTTATATAACGAAAAAGCAAATACGGCTTTAAAGAATTTCTTTAAAAGAGAAGACACTCTTTCTGTTGGAATTTGTAACGGTTGTCAGCTTTGGATGGAATTAGAATTAATTAATCCAGAACATGAAGTACATGGAAAAATGCTTCATAATAATTCAAACAAACACGAAAGTATTTTTACATCGGTAACGGTTCAAAAGAACAATTCAGTGATGCTTTCTACTTTAGAAGGAACAACATTAGGAGTTTGGGTTTCTCATGGTGAAGGAAAGTTTAATTTACCTTACAGTGAAGATAAGTATAACATTGTAGGTAAATACGGTTACGATTCTTATCCTGCCAATCCTAATGGTTCTGATTTTAACACAGCAATGATGTGTGACACTACTGGAAGACATTTGGTTATGATGCCACACATTGAACGTTCAACTTTCCCTTGGAACTGGGCACATTATCCAGATAGAGGTCAAAAAGATGAAGTTTCTCCATGGCATGAAGCCTTTGTTAATGCTAAAAAATGGATTGATAAGCAATAA
- a CDS encoding AMP-dependent synthetase/ligase, with translation MNNITRLFDFPYHQLEKYNLSDALVTKYGNDWIKTSTKEYLDKANTISRGLLNLGVNKNDKIAVISSNNRTEWHICDVGILQTGAQNVPIYPTISSEDYEYILNHSESSYCFISDIEVYNKIKEIKANVPGLKEIYSFDEIEGCKNWNEILNLGENKDNQDQVEARKDAIVTTDLATIIYTSGTTGRPKGVMLTHENIVSDVLMSAKRVPLRPGDTRALSFLPICHIFERMLTYLYQYYGISIYFAESIEKISDNLKEVHPHVMSVVPRLLEKVYDKIYAKGADLTGIKKRLFFWALDLGMNYKPYGENGAWYEFQLKIARKLIFSKWQEGLGGELELLVCGSAALQTRLSKVFCAANIPVMEGYGLTETSPVISVNDMRNGGFRVGTVGKVIEGVEVKIAEDGEILCKGPNVMKGYYKDETQTNEVLKNNYFHTGDIGEIDSDGFLKITDRKKEMFKTSGGKYVAPQILENTFKQSRFIEQIMVIGEGEKMPAAFIQPNFDFIKDWATRKKINIGTTNEEIIQNSELINRIQEEINDANEKFGNWEKIKRFELTPDIWSIDAGHLTPTMKLKRKIIKEMYKDLYNKIYS, from the coding sequence ATGAACAATATTACTCGCTTATTTGATTTTCCATATCATCAATTGGAAAAATATAATTTATCTGATGCTTTAGTTACTAAATACGGTAACGATTGGATAAAAACATCAACAAAAGAATATCTAGATAAAGCCAATACAATTTCAAGAGGATTGCTAAATTTAGGAGTTAATAAAAACGATAAAATTGCTGTTATTTCATCAAATAATAGAACAGAATGGCATATTTGTGATGTAGGAATCTTACAAACTGGTGCTCAAAATGTTCCAATATATCCAACAATTTCAAGTGAAGATTATGAATATATTTTAAATCATTCCGAATCAAGTTACTGTTTCATTTCTGATATTGAAGTTTATAATAAAATTAAAGAAATTAAAGCAAACGTTCCTGGTTTAAAAGAAATATATTCTTTTGATGAAATTGAAGGATGTAAAAACTGGAATGAAATTCTTAATCTAGGAGAAAACAAAGATAATCAAGACCAAGTTGAAGCTAGAAAAGATGCAATTGTAACAACAGATTTAGCAACAATAATTTATACCTCAGGAACAACAGGAAGACCAAAAGGTGTTATGTTAACTCATGAAAATATTGTTAGTGATGTTTTAATGAGTGCAAAAAGAGTTCCTTTAAGACCTGGTGATACTAGAGCCTTAAGTTTCTTACCCATTTGTCACATTTTTGAAAGAATGCTAACTTATTTGTACCAATATTATGGTATTTCAATATATTTTGCTGAAAGTATTGAAAAAATTAGCGACAATTTAAAAGAGGTTCATCCACATGTAATGTCTGTTGTACCAAGATTACTTGAAAAAGTGTACGACAAAATTTATGCTAAAGGAGCAGATTTAACAGGTATTAAGAAAAGATTATTCTTCTGGGCATTAGATTTAGGAATGAATTATAAACCCTATGGTGAAAACGGAGCATGGTATGAATTCCAACTTAAAATTGCTCGTAAATTAATTTTCTCTAAGTGGCAAGAAGGTTTAGGGGGAGAATTAGAATTACTAGTTTGTGGAAGTGCTGCTTTACAAACAAGATTATCAAAAGTATTTTGTGCTGCAAACATTCCTGTAATGGAAGGTTATGGTTTAACCGAAACTTCACCAGTAATCTCTGTTAACGACATGAGAAATGGTGGATTTAGAGTTGGAACTGTTGGCAAAGTAATTGAAGGAGTGGAAGTTAAAATTGCTGAAGATGGTGAAATTCTTTGTAAAGGACCAAATGTAATGAAAGGCTATTATAAAGATGAAACACAAACAAATGAAGTTTTAAAAAATAATTATTTCCATACTGGAGATATAGGAGAAATAGATTCAGATGGATTCTTAAAAATTACTGACCGTAAAAAAGAAATGTTTAAAACTTCTGGTGGTAAATATGTTGCTCCTCAAATTTTAGAAAACACATTTAAACAATCAAGATTTATTGAACAAATTATGGTAATTGGTGAAGGTGAAAAAATGCCTGCAGCTTTTATACAACCTAATTTCGATTTTATAAAAGATTGGGCAACTCGTAAAAAAATAAATATTGGAACAACTAATGAAGAAATAATTCAAAACTCCGAATTAATTAATCGTATTCAAGAAGAAATAAATGATGCAAACGAGAAATTTGGAAATTGGGAAAAAATTAAACGTTTCGAACTTACTCCAGATATCTGGTCAATAGATGCTGGCCATCTTACTCCAACCATGAAATTAAAGAGAAAAATTATAAAAGAAATGTATAAAGATTTATATAATAAAATTTATAGCTAA
- a CDS encoding PaaI family thioesterase yields the protein MDKIKTLKFFNDWCKNTLMETLSIEFIDVGEDFLTAKMPVDSRVHQPMGLLHGGASVALAESVGSSATMLFLDPEKFEVRGIEISANHLKSKRAGTVFATAKIIHKGRSLHLWEIRIVDEQDQLISLCKLTNMVLPKRKVND from the coding sequence ATGGATAAAATTAAAACTTTAAAATTTTTTAACGATTGGTGTAAAAATACACTAATGGAAACTTTATCGATTGAATTTATTGATGTAGGAGAAGACTTTTTAACTGCAAAAATGCCAGTTGATTCAAGAGTTCATCAACCAATGGGATTATTACACGGTGGAGCATCTGTAGCTTTAGCTGAAAGTGTTGGTAGTTCTGCAACCATGCTTTTTTTAGATCCAGAAAAATTTGAAGTCAGAGGAATTGAAATTAGCGCCAATCATTTAAAAAGTAAAAGAGCAGGAACTGTTTTTGCAACGGCTAAAATTATTCATAAGGGAAGAAGTTTGCATTTATGGGAAATAAGAATTGTAGACGAACAAGATCAATTAATTTCTTTATGCAAATTGACCAATATGGTTTTACCTAAAAGAAAAGTAAATGATTAA
- the bshB1 gene encoding bacillithiol biosynthesis deacetylase BshB1: MKLDILAFGAHPDDVELGAAGTIAKEVSLGKKVGIIDLTRGELGTRGSAEIRDIEAKNAAEILGVSIRENLQFRDGFFVNDEKHQLEIIKIIRKYKPDIVLCNAIDDRHIDHGKGSKLVSDACFLSGLLKIETTLDGKKQQHWRPKHVYHYIQWKNIEPDFVVDITGYMDNKVSSVLAYSSQFYDPKSKEPVTPITSKNFLDSIKYRAEDLGRLVGVDFAEGFTTERYLAVSSLDNLK; encoded by the coding sequence ATGAAATTAGATATTTTAGCTTTTGGTGCTCATCCAGATGATGTAGAGTTAGGTGCAGCCGGAACTATAGCAAAAGAAGTTTCCTTGGGTAAAAAAGTGGGTATTATAGATTTAACTAGAGGAGAACTTGGAACTAGAGGAAGTGCAGAAATTAGAGATATTGAAGCTAAAAATGCTGCTGAAATACTTGGTGTTTCTATTCGTGAGAATTTACAATTTAGAGACGGTTTTTTTGTAAATGATGAAAAGCATCAACTCGAGATTATTAAAATAATTAGAAAATATAAGCCAGATATTGTTTTATGTAACGCTATTGATGATCGTCATATTGACCATGGAAAAGGAAGTAAATTAGTAAGTGATGCTTGTTTTTTATCAGGATTGCTAAAGATTGAAACTACTTTAGATGGAAAAAAGCAGCAACATTGGCGACCAAAACATGTTTATCATTACATTCAATGGAAAAATATTGAACCTGACTTTGTTGTTGATATAACTGGATACATGGACAATAAAGTAAGTTCTGTATTAGCTTATAGTTCTCAGTTTTATGATCCAAAATCTAAAGAACCTGTTACTCCAATTACTTCTAAAAACTTCCTAGATTCTATAAAATATCGTGCAGAAGATCTTGGAAGACTTGTTGGAGTAGATTTTGCAGAAGGTTTTACTACAGAAAGATATTTGGCAGTCAGTAGTTTAGATAATTTGAAGTAA
- a CDS encoding DUF1579 domain-containing protein, which translates to MKKITLSLLIVSMSIISCKKEEAKVEATTPEVTTETTEIAEVTPDSAAVAKAWADYATPTKAHEMLAKDTGTWDADMTFWMEGNPEPQKATSVATYKMILDGKYQEGIYKGNMFGMAFEGRGMTAYDNASKEYIATWADNMGTGLLVSRGQYDEATKSITFNGKMVDPVTGKEKSIKEVITYIDADNQKMEMFDINADGTEFKNMEILSKRRK; encoded by the coding sequence ATGAAAAAAATAACTTTATCACTACTTATAGTATCTATGAGTATTATTTCTTGTAAAAAAGAAGAAGCAAAAGTTGAAGCAACTACACCAGAAGTTACAACCGAGACTACCGAAATAGCCGAAGTAACTCCAGACTCTGCAGCTGTTGCAAAAGCTTGGGCAGATTACGCAACTCCAACTAAAGCACATGAAATGCTTGCAAAAGATACAGGAACTTGGGATGCAGATATGACTTTTTGGATGGAAGGAAATCCTGAACCTCAAAAAGCAACTTCTGTTGCAACATACAAAATGATTTTAGATGGAAAATATCAAGAAGGTATTTATAAAGGCAATATGTTTGGAATGGCTTTTGAAGGCCGTGGTATGACAGCTTATGACAATGCTTCTAAAGAATATATTGCAACTTGGGCAGATAATATGGGAACAGGTTTATTGGTTTCTCGTGGCCAATATGACGAAGCAACTAAATCAATAACCTTTAACGGAAAAATGGTTGACCCAGTAACTGGAAAAGAAAAAAGCATAAAAGAAGTTATTACTTATATTGATGCTGACAACCAAAAAATGGAAATGTTTGACATAAATGCAGATGGAACTGAGTTTAAAAACATGGAAATTCTTTCAAAAAGAAGAAAATAA
- a CDS encoding SRPBCC family protein has translation MNLESPKVTVEKSAEYLFNALTDVKSFEKLMPENIAKFEVIDENCFEFGLKGMPEIKLVKKEAIPHSKIVLGAASSKLPFTLTANLVTLESEKTEVQLDFEGEFNPMMAMMIKGPIGKFIETLVNNMNKL, from the coding sequence ATGAATTTAGAAAGTCCAAAAGTAACCGTAGAAAAATCAGCTGAATATTTATTTAATGCTTTAACTGATGTGAAAAGCTTTGAAAAATTAATGCCGGAAAATATAGCTAAATTTGAAGTAATTGATGAAAATTGTTTCGAGTTTGGTTTAAAAGGAATGCCAGAAATTAAATTGGTAAAAAAAGAAGCTATTCCTCACTCAAAAATTGTTTTAGGAGCGGCATCAAGCAAATTACCTTTTACATTAACAGCAAATTTAGTAACTTTAGAAAGTGAAAAAACAGAAGTTCAGTTAGATTTTGAAGGTGAATTTAACCCAATGATGGCCATGATGATTAAAGGGCCTATTGGCAAATTTATTGAGACATTAGTTAACAATATGAATAAATTATAA
- a CDS encoding MarR family winged helix-turn-helix transcriptional regulator: MKDKTIDYILRATWQAVARMYNEEASKYGATMATGFALLSIDREKGTPSTSLGPKMGMEATSLTRTLKSMEERGLITRKKNPNDGRGVLIHLTEEGLDKRELSKTTVLKFNETIKQHVTEEQLQNFLEVSDIINELIADKKIYIDPDNLKKQNKIASI, encoded by the coding sequence ATGAAAGACAAAACAATAGATTATATATTAAGAGCAACTTGGCAGGCAGTAGCAAGAATGTACAATGAAGAAGCTTCAAAGTATGGCGCTACAATGGCAACAGGTTTTGCATTATTAAGTATAGATAGAGAAAAAGGAACTCCTTCAACTTCATTAGGTCCAAAAATGGGGATGGAAGCTACTAGTCTTACTAGGACTCTAAAATCTATGGAGGAAAGAGGTTTAATTACAAGAAAGAAAAATCCTAATGATGGTCGTGGTGTTTTAATCCACTTAACTGAAGAAGGTCTAGATAAAAGGGAACTTTCTAAGACAACAGTTTTAAAATTTAATGAAACAATAAAACAGCATGTAACCGAAGAACAACTTCAGAACTTCCTAGAAGTTTCGGATATAATTAATGAATTAATTGCTGATAAGAAAATTTATATAGACCCAGATAATTTAAAAAAACAAAACAAAATAGCCTCGATATAA
- a CDS encoding isochorismate synthase, with translation MINLFEKIKTHKAQNLPFVIYSKPNSDKTIGLFQKNSQLYKLDDFQAKGFVFAPFHDDFIPFIPKDFSEVIIENNYYLENDLKKTTISTQDDSFQKEQFEQLVEKAIQNINLGLTEKIVVSRKESVSIDLFDIEFSFKKMLSSYKSAFKYCFFHPKVGMWMGATPEQFLKIENNTLKTVALAGTRLLTENDNWEKKEVKEQQFVTDFIVSNIAEYVDKVEVSKPYTVKAGNIEHIKTDIEAKLNSENDLEGLINKMHPTPAVCGLSKDAAKDFILKNENYNRKYYSGFLGELNFCFETNQSLLSDLFVNLRCMEITETTAEIYIGCGITKDSNPEKEYIETKNKSVTMKNILNK, from the coding sequence ATGATTAATTTATTTGAAAAAATAAAAACTCATAAAGCGCAAAATTTACCTTTTGTAATTTATTCGAAGCCAAATTCTGATAAAACTATTGGACTTTTTCAAAAGAATAGTCAACTTTATAAATTAGATGATTTTCAAGCGAAAGGTTTTGTGTTTGCTCCATTTCATGATGATTTTATTCCTTTCATTCCAAAAGATTTTTCGGAAGTAATAATTGAAAATAATTATTATCTAGAAAATGATTTAAAAAAAACAACTATTTCTACTCAAGATGATTCATTTCAAAAAGAGCAATTTGAACAATTAGTTGAAAAAGCTATTCAAAATATAAATTTAGGTTTAACTGAAAAAATTGTAGTTTCAAGAAAAGAATCAGTTTCAATTGATTTGTTTGATATTGAATTTTCGTTCAAAAAAATGCTTTCGTCATACAAGTCGGCTTTTAAATATTGCTTTTTTCATCCTAAAGTTGGAATGTGGATGGGAGCAACACCTGAACAATTTCTTAAAATTGAAAATAATACTTTAAAAACAGTTGCTCTTGCAGGAACTAGGTTGTTAACTGAAAATGATAATTGGGAAAAAAAAGAAGTAAAAGAACAACAATTTGTAACTGATTTTATTGTTTCAAATATTGCAGAATATGTTGATAAAGTTGAAGTGTCAAAACCATACACAGTAAAAGCTGGAAATATTGAACACATTAAAACCGATATTGAAGCCAAACTTAACTCTGAAAATGATTTAGAAGGATTAATAAATAAAATGCACCCAACACCAGCTGTTTGTGGACTTTCAAAAGATGCTGCTAAAGATTTTATTTTAAAAAATGAAAACTATAATCGAAAGTATTATAGTGGATTTCTTGGAGAATTGAATTTTTGTTTTGAAACAAATCAATCGTTATTGTCTGATTTATTTGTAAATTTGAGATGTATGGAAATAACAGAGACAACTGCAGAAATATATATTGGTTGCGGAATTACTAAAGATAGTAATCCTGAAAAAGAGTATATTGAAACAAAAAATAAATCGGTAACGATGAAAAATATTTTAAATAAGTAA
- a CDS encoding sulfite exporter TauE/SafE family protein → MFQKVSLFFLLLAMLAEIAGTVGGFGSSVFFVPIASFFFDFQSVLGLTAIFHLSSNISKIALFRKGLDKKLLLNIGVPSVVFVIIGGLLSNYLKTYILEILLGLFLTIFSLLFLIKKNLIVKPELKESIIGGSLSGFTAGLLGTGGAIRGITMAAFNLEKSVFIATSAAIDFSIDFTRTIVYFKNGYIHEHDLIYVPFLFVIGLVGTYIGKYILKFIPQERFKQTSLILILLIGIVMLIQTILK, encoded by the coding sequence ATGTTTCAAAAAGTTAGTCTGTTTTTTTTATTGCTCGCAATGCTTGCAGAAATTGCAGGAACCGTAGGTGGTTTTGGCTCTTCGGTATTTTTTGTACCTATAGCAAGCTTTTTTTTTGATTTTCAGTCCGTTTTAGGATTAACTGCTATATTTCATTTATCAAGTAATATTAGTAAAATTGCATTATTTAGAAAAGGGTTAGACAAAAAACTGCTTTTAAACATTGGTGTTCCTTCTGTAGTATTTGTAATTATTGGTGGTTTATTATCAAACTACTTAAAAACATATATTTTAGAAATTCTTTTAGGTCTTTTTCTAACCATTTTTAGTTTACTATTTTTAATTAAGAAAAATTTAATTGTTAAACCCGAACTTAAAGAATCTATTATTGGCGGTTCACTTTCTGGATTTACAGCGGGTTTATTAGGTACTGGTGGAGCAATAAGAGGAATTACAATGGCTGCTTTTAATTTGGAAAAAAGTGTTTTTATTGCCACATCTGCAGCAATAGATTTTTCAATTGACTTTACAAGAACCATTGTTTATTTTAAAAACGGATACATTCATGAACATGATTTAATTTATGTGCCTTTCCTGTTTGTTATTGGTTTAGTAGGGACATATATTGGAAAATATATTTTAAAGTTTATACCTCAGGAGAGATTCAAGCAAACATCATTAATACTTATCTTATTAATTGGAATTGTAATGTTGATTCAAACGATTTTAAAATAA